One genomic window of Ruminococcus gauvreauii includes the following:
- a CDS encoding YlbF family regulator — protein MNAIEQKTYELIQTIKDSEYYKTFEDSLEKVVRQPEVKGRLDEFRARTFRMYNELDEVDLYDETDKIEREHRELRRIPEVNAFLDAEYELCKLLKSTEDMINMAIDVQIPEL, from the coding sequence ATGAATGCGATCGAGCAGAAAACATATGAATTGATTCAGACAATCAAAGACAGCGAATATTATAAGACGTTTGAGGACAGCCTGGAGAAAGTTGTGCGGCAGCCGGAGGTAAAGGGAAGGCTTGACGAATTTCGCGCACGTACGTTCCGTATGTATAATGAATTGGATGAAGTGGATTTGTATGATGAAACAGATAAAATAGAAAGAGAGCACAGAGAACTTCGAAGAATTCCGGAAGTCAATGCCTTTCTGGATGCAGAGTACGAGCTGTGCAAGCTTCTGAAATCAACAGAGGATATGATCAATATGGCGATCGATGTACAGATCCCAGAGCTGTAG
- a CDS encoding ribonuclease J: MKKINNSKLKIIPLGGLEQIGMNITAFECEDSIVVVDCGLSFPEDDMLGIDLVIPDVTYLKDNADKVKGFVITHGHEDHIGALPYVLKQLNAPIYATKLTQGLIENKLKEHNLLRTTKRKTVKHGQSINLGCFRIEFIKTNHSIADASALAIYSPAGIVIHTGDFKVDYTPVFGDAIDLQRFAEIGKKGVLALMCDSTNAERPGFTMSERTVGKTFDNIFAEHKNTRIIIATFASNVDRVQQIINSAYKYGRKVVVEGRSMVNVISTASELGYLNIPDKTLIDIDKMKNYPDEQMVLITTGSQGESMAALSRMAADIHRKVTIKPNDTIIFSSNPIPGNEKAVSKVINELSAKGADVIFQDAHVSGHACQEEIKLIYSLVRPKYAIPVHGEYRHLKAHAQIARNIGLPKENVFIMRSGEVMEMGQEQAQIVGKVHTGAILVDGLGVGDVGNIVLRDRQHLAEDGIIIVVLTLEKFSNQLLAGPDIVSRGFVYVRESEDLMGEARVVVEDALDGCLAKQVSDWGKIKTVIKDGLSEFVWKRTKRRPMILPIIMEA; this comes from the coding sequence TTGAAAAAAATTAATAATTCAAAATTGAAAATCATTCCGCTGGGCGGCCTGGAGCAGATTGGAATGAATATTACTGCCTTTGAGTGTGAAGACAGTATTGTTGTCGTGGACTGCGGGCTGTCATTTCCGGAAGACGATATGCTGGGCATTGACCTGGTGATCCCGGATGTGACTTATCTGAAAGACAACGCGGACAAAGTAAAAGGCTTTGTCATCACACATGGACATGAGGACCATATCGGTGCGCTTCCTTATGTGCTGAAACAATTAAATGCACCGATCTATGCGACGAAACTGACGCAGGGATTAATTGAAAATAAACTAAAGGAACACAATCTTCTTCGAACTACCAAAAGAAAAACCGTAAAACATGGCCAGTCAATCAACCTTGGCTGCTTCCGTATCGAATTTATTAAAACAAACCACAGTATTGCAGACGCTTCTGCCCTGGCTATCTATTCACCGGCAGGAATCGTTATTCATACAGGAGACTTTAAAGTGGATTATACGCCTGTTTTCGGCGATGCAATCGATCTTCAGCGCTTTGCGGAGATTGGAAAAAAGGGTGTGCTGGCCCTGATGTGCGACAGTACGAACGCGGAACGCCCCGGGTTTACCATGTCAGAACGCACCGTTGGAAAAACATTTGATAATATATTTGCCGAACACAAAAATACGCGGATTATCATTGCAACATTTGCTTCAAATGTTGACCGTGTACAGCAGATCATCAACTCTGCATATAAATACGGACGCAAGGTTGTTGTGGAAGGGCGGAGCATGGTAAATGTCATCTCGACCGCCTCGGAACTGGGATATCTGAATATCCCGGATAAAACCTTAATTGATATTGACAAGATGAAGAACTATCCGGATGAACAGATGGTGCTCATAACGACGGGAAGCCAGGGTGAGTCCATGGCGGCTCTCTCCAGAATGGCGGCGGATATTCACAGAAAAGTTACAATCAAACCGAACGATACAATTATTTTCAGCTCCAACCCGATTCCGGGAAATGAAAAAGCGGTGTCAAAGGTGATCAATGAGCTTTCTGCGAAAGGGGCTGACGTTATATTCCAGGATGCGCACGTATCCGGGCATGCCTGTCAGGAGGAGATTAAACTGATCTATTCCCTCGTAAGGCCCAAATACGCGATTCCGGTGCATGGTGAATATCGGCATCTGAAGGCACATGCACAGATAGCCCGTAACATTGGACTGCCCAAAGAAAATGTATTTATTATGAGATCCGGTGAAGTCATGGAGATGGGTCAGGAGCAGGCACAGATTGTGGGAAAAGTGCATACGGGTGCAATTCTCGTAGACGGGCTCGGTGTAGGGGACGTCGGGAACATCGTGCTTCGTGACCGCCAGCACCTGGCGGAGGACGGGATCATCATCGTAGTGCTTACGCTGGAGAAATTCAGCAACCAGCTGCTGGCCGGTCCGGACATTGTATCACGCGGATTTGTATATGTACGGGAGTCGGAAGACCTGATGGGCGAAGCCAGAGTTGTAGTGGAGGACGCACTGGATGGCTGCCTCGCGAAACAGGTCTCTGACTGGGGAAAAATAAAAACTGTCATTAAAGACGGGTTGAGTGAATTTGTATGGAAGAGAACAAAGAGACGTCCGATGATTCTTCCGATAATAATGGAGGCGTAA
- the ruvX gene encoding Holliday junction resolvase RuvX yields the protein MRIMGLDYGSKTVGVAVSDPLGITAQGVETIWRKSENKLRQTLARIEELIREYQVEKIVLGFPKNMNNTIGDRAAMSLEFQQTLKRRTGLDVVMWDERLTTVAAERVLMEGGVRREHRKERVDELAAVLILQNYLDSL from the coding sequence ATGCGTATAATGGGACTTGATTATGGATCCAAAACTGTAGGGGTGGCTGTCAGCGATCCTCTCGGAATCACTGCGCAGGGCGTTGAGACGATCTGGCGGAAATCTGAGAACAAACTGCGTCAGACACTGGCACGGATTGAGGAACTGATAAGGGAATACCAGGTTGAAAAAATCGTGCTTGGTTTCCCCAAAAATATGAATAACACGATAGGGGACAGGGCTGCCATGTCTTTGGAGTTTCAGCAGACTTTAAAAAGACGGACAGGTCTGGACGTTGTCATGTGGGATGAACGGCTGACGACAGTTGCGGCAGAGCGCGTACTGATGGAAGGAGGCGTACGGCGGGAGCACCGCAAGGAACGCGTGGATGAACTGGCTGCGGTTCTGATTCTTCAGAACTATCTCGACAGTCTGTAA
- a CDS encoding DUF1292 domain-containing protein — MEKIIFLEEDGTETEFYVEEQTRMNGCNYLLVTESLDDEACAYILKDLSEDTDQDSRYVMVEDDLELETISRLFADMLEDVDIELE; from the coding sequence ATGGAAAAAATTATATTTTTAGAAGAAGACGGAACGGAAACAGAATTTTACGTAGAAGAACAGACAAGGATGAACGGATGTAATTACCTGCTGGTGACAGAATCTCTGGATGATGAGGCATGTGCTTATATTCTGAAAGACCTATCCGAAGATACAGATCAGGATTCCAGATATGTGATGGTAGAAGACGATCTGGAACTGGAGACGATATCACGTCTGTTTGCGGACATGTTAGAGGACGTGGACATCGAATTGGAATAA
- a CDS encoding 16S rRNA (uracil(1498)-N(3))-methyltransferase — protein MYRFFVNENQIRDHKVHITGGDVNHIRNVLRLKPGDEVCVSDGGKVEYHCGILEFPEGEVLLEVQYLQEENLELGSRIYLFQGLPKSDKMDTIVQKAVELGVYQIIPVAMKRCVVRLDQKKEENRRKRWNSISESAAKQAGRMIVPEVRPVMTFEEAVAYAADCDVRLMPYEMAGGMKETKELLAGIRKGQSVAVFIGPEGGFAGEEAELARKSGMELITLGKRILRTETAGMTTLSILMFLLEE, from the coding sequence ATGTATCGGTTTTTTGTGAATGAGAATCAGATCAGAGATCATAAAGTTCATATCACCGGCGGGGATGTGAACCATATCAGGAATGTACTGCGGCTGAAACCGGGAGATGAGGTATGTGTCTCTGACGGGGGAAAGGTGGAATATCACTGCGGTATTCTGGAGTTTCCTGAGGGCGAGGTGCTGCTCGAAGTACAGTATTTGCAGGAGGAAAACCTGGAGCTTGGATCGCGCATCTACCTCTTTCAGGGACTCCCCAAAAGTGACAAGATGGATACCATCGTCCAGAAGGCTGTTGAACTCGGGGTTTATCAGATTATTCCTGTGGCAATGAAGCGCTGCGTGGTCAGGCTGGACCAGAAGAAAGAGGAGAACAGAAGAAAGCGCTGGAACAGCATTTCGGAGAGCGCCGCAAAGCAGGCGGGACGGATGATCGTTCCGGAGGTAAGACCGGTGATGACGTTTGAGGAGGCTGTTGCATATGCAGCGGACTGTGACGTCAGATTAATGCCGTATGAGATGGCAGGCGGCATGAAGGAGACCAAAGAACTGCTGGCGGGTATCCGAAAAGGGCAGTCTGTCGCGGTCTTTATCGGACCTGAGGGAGGATTTGCCGGGGAAGAGGCAGAGCTTGCCCGCAAGAGCGGGATGGAGCTCATCACGCTGGGAAAGAGAATTTTAAGAACGGAGACAGCGGGAATGACAACTCTGTCAATCCTGATGTTTTTATTGGAGGAATAG
- a CDS encoding O-methyltransferase: protein MIVDERMTTYINSLDTGNTPFLEMLERQARLDLVPVVRREMQSFLKVLLALKRPARILEVGTAVGFSALLMCEYNPVRCHITTIENYEKRIPLARENFLRAGREDCITLIPGDAAEILETLDGPFDFIFMDAAKGQYLHFLPQILRLMAPGALLVSDNVLQDGDIIESRFAVERRNRTIHKRMREYLYELKHRAELSTAVLPLGDGVTVSVRKGTDDEKTGIAGACQQP, encoded by the coding sequence ATGATCGTGGATGAGAGAATGACGACATATATCAATTCGCTGGATACCGGCAACACCCCTTTTCTGGAAATGCTGGAGCGTCAGGCGCGCCTGGACCTGGTGCCTGTGGTCAGAAGGGAGATGCAGAGTTTCCTGAAAGTGCTGCTCGCCCTGAAGAGACCTGCACGGATCCTTGAAGTGGGGACTGCCGTCGGATTTTCTGCGCTGTTGATGTGCGAGTATAATCCGGTAAGATGCCATATCACAACGATTGAAAACTATGAAAAAAGAATTCCGCTGGCGCGTGAAAATTTTCTGCGCGCCGGGCGGGAGGACTGCATCACCCTGATACCGGGGGATGCAGCAGAGATTTTAGAGACACTGGATGGCCCTTTTGACTTCATCTTCATGGATGCGGCAAAGGGCCAGTATCTTCATTTCCTGCCGCAGATCCTGCGTCTGATGGCGCCGGGAGCGCTGCTTGTCTCGGATAATGTACTGCAGGATGGCGATATTATCGAATCACGTTTTGCAGTCGAGAGACGCAACCGTACCATTCATAAACGTATGAGAGAATATCTGTATGAGTTGAAACACCGGGCAGAGCTGTCGACTGCTGTACTGCCGCTGGGAGATGGTGTGACAGTCAGTGTGCGAAAGGGGACCGATGATGAGAAAACCGGAATTGCTGGTGCCTGCCAGCAGCCTTGA
- a CDS encoding peptidase U32 family protein, giving the protein MRKPELLVPASSLEVLKVAVVFGADAVYIGGEAFGLRAKARNFSMEDMREGIAFAHEHGVKIYVTANILAHNEDLPGVRRYFEELKELAPDGLIIADPAVFMIAKEVCPEIERHISTQANNTNYGTYRFWHELGAKRVVSARELSLEEIREIRGNIPEDMEIETFVHGAMCISYSGRCLLSNYFTGRDANQGACTHPCRWKYYVVEEQRPGEYLPVYENERGTYIFNSRDLCMIEHIPELIESGIDSFKIEGRMKTALYVATVARTYRRAIDDYLKDPGLYESNMDGYRDQIVSCTYRQFTTGFFFGKPDESAQIYDNNTYVKEYTYLGIIGDQNECGQFHISQRNKFSVGEMIEVMKPDGRNLRVTVRGIFDEEGNAMESAPHPQQSLWIDVGSGLERYDILRRQEAASEL; this is encoded by the coding sequence ATGAGAAAACCGGAATTGCTGGTGCCTGCCAGCAGCCTTGAGGTATTAAAAGTGGCTGTGGTATTCGGGGCCGACGCCGTTTATATCGGCGGTGAGGCCTTCGGCCTTCGGGCGAAAGCCAGGAATTTTTCCATGGAGGATATGCGGGAAGGAATTGCATTTGCGCATGAGCATGGCGTAAAAATCTATGTGACTGCAAATATCCTTGCACATAATGAGGACCTGCCGGGTGTGCGCAGGTATTTTGAAGAACTGAAAGAACTTGCGCCGGACGGTTTGATCATTGCAGATCCAGCCGTTTTTATGATTGCAAAAGAGGTTTGTCCGGAAATTGAGCGTCATATCAGTACACAGGCGAATAATACGAATTACGGGACATACCGGTTCTGGCATGAACTCGGTGCGAAGCGCGTCGTATCCGCCCGCGAGCTGTCGCTTGAGGAGATCAGGGAAATCCGCGGGAATATTCCGGAAGATATGGAGATTGAGACTTTTGTACACGGAGCGATGTGCATCTCCTACTCAGGGCGCTGCCTGCTCAGCAATTATTTTACCGGCAGAGATGCGAATCAGGGAGCATGCACACACCCCTGCCGGTGGAAATACTATGTGGTGGAAGAGCAGCGGCCGGGAGAATATCTGCCCGTCTACGAAAATGAACGCGGAACGTATATTTTTAATTCCAGGGACCTATGTATGATTGAACATATTCCTGAACTGATCGAATCGGGTATCGACAGTTTCAAAATAGAGGGCAGGATGAAGACTGCGCTGTATGTTGCCACTGTGGCGCGGACATACCGCAGGGCAATCGACGATTATCTGAAGGACCCCGGATTATATGAATCGAATATGGACGGGTACCGGGATCAGATCGTAAGCTGCACTTACCGGCAGTTTACCACCGGTTTTTTCTTCGGTAAGCCGGATGAGTCCGCTCAGATTTATGACAACAATACTTATGTAAAAGAATACACTTACCTGGGAATCATCGGGGATCAGAATGAATGCGGACAGTTCCACATTTCCCAGCGGAATAAATTTTCGGTCGGTGAAATGATAGAGGTGATGAAGCCGGATGGCAGGAATCTGCGGGTAACGGTCCGGGGCATCTTTGATGAGGAGGGCAATGCGATGGAAAGTGCACCCCATCCTCAGCAAAGCTTATGGATCGATGTCGGAAGCGGGCTTGAACGCTACGATATCCTAAGGAGACAGGAAGCAGCGTCTGAGCTTTAG
- a CDS encoding HPr family phosphocarrier protein — protein sequence MKKVQISLNSIDKVKSFVNEISKFDFDFDLVSGRYVIDAKSIMGIFSLDLAKPINLNIHAEGDALEEVLKSLEPYIL from the coding sequence ATGAAAAAAGTTCAGATTTCTTTAAACTCCATCGATAAAGTAAAATCCTTTGTAAATGAAATCTCCAAATTTGATTTTGACTTCGATCTCGTCTCCGGAAGGTATGTCATCGACGCAAAATCCATCATGGGAATCTTCAGCCTGGATCTTGCAAAACCGATCAACCTGAACATCCACGCCGAAGGCGACGCTCTGGAAGAAGTATTAAAGAGCCTGGAACCATATATTCTCTAA
- a CDS encoding IreB family regulatory phosphoprotein, with product MANISNTQYFKVKTEPEIQVKDVLDLVYNAMAEKGYNPVNQIVGYIMSGDPTYITSYKGARSMIMKVERDELVEELLKAYIENQSWKRD from the coding sequence ATGGCAAATATTAGTAATACACAGTATTTTAAAGTGAAAACAGAACCGGAAATACAGGTAAAGGACGTGCTTGATCTCGTGTATAACGCGATGGCTGAAAAGGGATATAACCCGGTCAATCAGATTGTGGGCTATATCATGTCCGGCGATCCGACTTACATTACGAGTTATAAAGGCGCGCGAAGCATGATCATGAAAGTAGAACGGGATGAACTGGTAGAAGAGCTGTTAAAAGCCTATATCGAGAATCAATCCTGGAAGAGAGACTGA
- a CDS encoding cysteine desulfurase family protein, with amino-acid sequence MEAYLDNSATTRCYREVCEIVSRTMYEDFGNPSSMHLKGMEAERYVKEAASQIAATLKVSEKEIYFTSGGTESDNWALIGTAEANKRRGRHIIITDIEHPAVSAPASFLEDQGYEVTRLPSDSHGCISMDDLREAVREDTILVSTMYVNNEIGSVQPVEAIGAFLKEQYPEVAYHVDAIQAYGKYRIWPERMGIDLLSVSGHKIHGPKGVGFLYVRNKVKLHPVIHGGGQQNGMRSGTDNVPGIAGLGCAAEMCCRELEEHAEYMYRLKHQLTDGLNGMEDVVIHGMAVYDGAPHIVNASFMGVRSEVLLHALEEKGIYVSAGSACSTHKKSKSPTLSAIGAGAGEMESAVRFSFSEETTPEEITYTLEVLEGLLPMLRRYMRR; translated from the coding sequence ATGGAAGCTTATTTGGATAATTCGGCGACCACGCGGTGTTACCGCGAAGTGTGTGAGATTGTCAGCCGCACAATGTATGAGGATTTTGGCAATCCGTCTTCCATGCATTTAAAGGGTATGGAGGCGGAGCGGTACGTCAAAGAGGCGGCATCACAGATCGCAGCGACATTGAAGGTGTCTGAGAAGGAAATTTATTTTACGTCAGGCGGGACAGAATCAGATAACTGGGCGCTGATCGGAACGGCAGAAGCCAATAAGAGACGCGGCAGGCATATCATCATAACGGATATCGAGCATCCGGCGGTCTCGGCTCCGGCATCATTTCTCGAGGACCAGGGGTATGAGGTGACAAGACTGCCGTCAGACAGTCATGGCTGTATATCAATGGATGATCTCAGGGAGGCAGTGCGGGAGGATACGATTCTTGTGTCCACCATGTACGTCAATAATGAGATCGGTTCCGTACAGCCGGTGGAGGCCATCGGGGCATTCCTGAAAGAACAGTATCCCGAGGTAGCCTATCACGTGGATGCGATTCAGGCGTACGGGAAATACCGGATCTGGCCGGAACGTATGGGAATCGATCTGCTGTCGGTCAGCGGTCATAAGATTCACGGTCCGAAGGGCGTCGGGTTTCTGTATGTGAGAAACAAGGTAAAACTTCATCCGGTTATCCACGGAGGCGGCCAGCAGAATGGCATGCGTTCCGGGACAGATAATGTGCCGGGGATCGCCGGATTGGGATGTGCGGCAGAGATGTGCTGCCGTGAACTCGAAGAGCATGCGGAATATATGTACCGCCTGAAGCATCAGCTCACGGATGGCCTGAACGGCATGGAAGATGTCGTGATACATGGAATGGCTGTATATGACGGGGCTCCGCATATTGTCAACGCATCTTTTATGGGCGTGCGCAGTGAAGTACTTCTGCACGCACTCGAAGAAAAAGGAATCTATGTGTCGGCTGGGTCGGCGTGCTCCACGCATAAAAAGAGCAAGAGCCCGACGCTGTCAGCTATCGGCGCCGGTGCGGGGGAAATGGAGTCTGCGGTTCGCTTCAGCTTTTCAGAGGAGACGACACCGGAGGAGATCACATATACACTGGAAGTTCTCGAAGGGCTGCTGCCGATGCTGCGGCGGTATATGAGACGTTAG
- the mtaB gene encoding tRNA (N(6)-L-threonylcarbamoyladenosine(37)-C(2))-methylthiotransferase MtaB has translation MGKKAALHNLGCKVNAYETEAMQQLLQENGYEIVDFAPGADIYIINTCTVTNIADRKSRQMIHKAKKMNPDALVVAAGCYVQAGKEKIEKDASIDIIIGNNKKKDLINILKEHEKKLENRNSVIDINHTKEYEELYVSHMTEHTRAYIKVQDGCNQFCTYCIIPYARGRVRSRHKEDVLSEVRRLAEAGCREIVLTGIHLSSYGADLQEGGLPDLIQAVHRISGIERIRLGSLEPGIVTEEFAAALAALPKVCPHFHLSLQSGCDGTLKRMNRRYDAKEYQRKCALLRRHFRAPALTTDVIVGFPGETPEEFEESRKFVEGISFYETHIFKYSRREGTKAADMEHQVSDADKTLRSNIMIQMGKEKKKAYMEQFLGQTLEILIEEQAAIDGESYWVGYTPQYLKAAVRLPGNPRNTLVLVRICRLLEDEILLAVSVS, from the coding sequence GTGGGTAAAAAAGCGGCACTGCATAACCTGGGCTGTAAAGTGAATGCGTATGAGACGGAGGCAATGCAGCAGCTTCTGCAGGAGAACGGGTATGAAATCGTAGATTTTGCACCGGGTGCGGATATCTACATCATCAATACCTGCACGGTGACAAATATCGCAGACAGGAAATCCCGCCAGATGATTCACAAAGCCAAAAAGATGAATCCTGATGCGCTGGTTGTCGCGGCCGGCTGTTACGTTCAGGCGGGAAAAGAAAAAATAGAAAAAGATGCGTCGATTGATATTATAATTGGGAATAATAAGAAGAAAGACCTGATTAATATTCTAAAAGAACATGAGAAAAAACTGGAAAACAGGAATAGTGTGATCGATATCAATCATACAAAAGAATATGAGGAACTTTACGTATCGCACATGACGGAACATACGAGGGCCTATATCAAGGTTCAGGACGGCTGCAATCAATTCTGTACGTACTGTATTATCCCTTATGCAAGAGGCAGAGTCAGAAGCCGTCATAAAGAAGATGTCCTGAGTGAAGTGCGGCGCCTTGCGGAAGCCGGCTGCAGGGAGATTGTACTGACAGGCATTCACCTGAGCTCTTACGGCGCCGACCTTCAGGAGGGCGGTCTGCCTGATCTGATCCAGGCGGTTCATCGAATAAGCGGTATCGAGCGCATACGTCTGGGTTCGCTGGAACCGGGGATCGTCACAGAAGAATTTGCAGCGGCACTTGCCGCTCTGCCAAAAGTCTGTCCGCATTTCCATCTGTCTCTGCAGAGCGGGTGTGACGGGACATTAAAGAGGATGAACAGAAGATACGACGCCAAAGAATACCAGAGAAAATGTGCCTTGCTGCGCAGACATTTCAGGGCCCCCGCGCTGACGACGGATGTGATCGTAGGATTTCCGGGTGAAACGCCTGAGGAATTTGAGGAATCCCGAAAATTTGTGGAGGGCATCTCATTTTACGAGACGCATATTTTCAAATATTCCAGACGGGAAGGCACAAAGGCGGCTGATATGGAACATCAGGTTTCTGACGCGGACAAAACGCTTCGCAGCAATATTATGATTCAGATGGGCAAAGAGAAAAAGAAGGCTTACATGGAACAGTTTCTGGGACAGACATTGGAAATCCTGATAGAAGAACAGGCTGCGATCGATGGGGAAAGCTACTGGGTGGGCTACACACCGCAATACCTGAAGGCGGCAGTCAGGCTTCCGGGAAACCCGAGAAACACGTTGGTTTTGGTAAGGATCTGCCGGCTGCTGGAAGATGAGATACTGCTGGCTGTTTCCGTGTCGTGA
- the thiI gene encoding tRNA uracil 4-sulfurtransferase ThiI, which yields MFTAFLIKYAEIGIKGKNRYLFEDALVRQIRFALKPVEGEFDVTREQGRIYVIAGSAFDFDETVGALKRVFGISGICPVVIAEDEGFEKLAQDVTAYMDCQYPDKNRTFKVNVRRAKKSYPMSSMEANSELGGRLLDAFPELKVDVHKPDIMLNVEIRNRIYIYSDIIPGPGGMPVGTNGKAMLLLSGGIDSPVAGYMIAKRGVQIEAVYFHAPPYTSERAKQKVIDLARLVSRYSGPIRLHIVNFTEIQLYIYDQCPHDELTIIMRRYMMKIAERIGKETGCLGLITGESIGQVASQTIQSLAATNEVCTMPVFRPVIGFDKQEIVDVALKIDTYETSIQPFEDCCTIFVAKHPVTKPNLNAIKRSEVKLQEKIEEMLETAVNTADAVTVS from the coding sequence ATGTTTACAGCATTTTTGATAAAATATGCCGAGATCGGGATTAAAGGAAAGAACAGATATCTGTTCGAGGATGCGCTGGTGAGGCAGATTCGGTTTGCCTTAAAGCCCGTCGAAGGGGAATTTGATGTGACGAGGGAGCAGGGCAGGATCTATGTCATTGCCGGGAGCGCGTTTGATTTCGATGAGACTGTGGGGGCGCTGAAGCGTGTGTTCGGGATCTCCGGCATATGTCCGGTCGTCATCGCAGAGGATGAAGGGTTCGAAAAACTGGCACAGGATGTCACCGCGTACATGGACTGTCAGTATCCGGATAAGAACCGGACATTTAAAGTGAATGTCAGACGCGCGAAGAAATCATATCCCATGAGTTCCATGGAAGCAAACAGCGAGCTTGGCGGAAGACTGCTGGATGCATTTCCGGAACTGAAAGTGGATGTACACAAGCCGGATATCATGCTCAATGTGGAGATACGAAACAGGATTTATATCTATTCTGATATCATTCCGGGACCCGGAGGAATGCCGGTTGGGACGAACGGAAAAGCGATGCTGCTTCTCTCCGGGGGAATTGACAGCCCTGTCGCAGGATATATGATAGCAAAGCGGGGGGTTCAGATTGAGGCCGTCTATTTTCATGCTCCGCCGTATACGAGTGAGCGCGCGAAACAGAAGGTTATCGATCTCGCGAGACTGGTGTCGCGCTACAGCGGACCCATCCGGCTGCATATCGTCAATTTCACGGAAATACAGCTGTATATCTATGATCAGTGTCCGCACGATGAACTTACGATCATTATGCGCCGCTATATGATGAAGATTGCAGAGCGTATCGGGAAAGAGACGGGATGTCTGGGCCTGATCACAGGTGAGAGCATCGGACAGGTTGCCAGCCAGACCATTCAGAGCCTGGCAGCCACCAATGAAGTATGTACGATGCCGGTATTTCGGCCTGTGATCGGATTTGATAAACAGGAGATCGTGGATGTGGCTCTGAAGATTGATACGTATGAGACATCGATTCAGCCGTTCGAGGACTGCTGCACGATATTTGTGGCAAAGCATCCGGTGACGAAACCGAATCTGAATGCGATCAAACGATCTGAAGTAAAACTGCAGGAAAAAATAGAGGAAATGCTGGAGACGGCGGTTAACACCGCGGATGCGGTAACAGTCTCCTGA
- a CDS encoding endolytic transglycosylase MltG yields the protein MAKKKKQNAGPQSAVKKAGKTIRVLIWVLVFVAIALLGKTAYSFGYAVFDQEPMTSEARAKEVEVIVQEGMSVYQIGKLLESKGLIEDPVIFWVQEQLSDYRGKIKTGRYTLSTAQTPDEMIEIMSAEEEESEE from the coding sequence ATGGCAAAAAAGAAGAAGCAAAATGCAGGACCTCAGTCTGCGGTCAAAAAAGCAGGAAAAACGATCCGTGTTTTGATCTGGGTACTTGTGTTTGTAGCAATCGCTCTGCTCGGGAAAACTGCATACAGTTTCGGATACGCTGTCTTTGACCAGGAGCCTATGACATCCGAGGCGAGGGCAAAAGAGGTGGAAGTCATTGTTCAGGAGGGTATGTCCGTATATCAGATCGGGAAACTCCTGGAGAGCAAGGGACTGATCGAAGATCCGGTGATCTTCTGGGTGCAGGAGCAGCTTTCGGATTACCGCGGTAAGATAAAGACAGGCCGGTATACGCTCAGTACTGCGCAGACACCGGATGAGATGATTGAGATCATGTCTGCAGAAGAGGAGGAAAGCGAAGAATGA